Proteins from a genomic interval of Amycolatopsis sp. cg13:
- a CDS encoding ABC transporter substrate-binding protein → MNPTLRRSGRTARLLPRRGTAVVAAALLVTGLSACGPDISSDAPASGNAVLQASSDEAPKGEITVWDRSGDLYKVFDAAIKKFTAKYPGVTVKHEAVDIDSKLQNTLITGTDVPDGVFLDDAKVGGYVSHLWNLKDVLAPYTKDIAKQKVDVNTVNGGIYGVPFDLDPGLLFYNAKALSAAGIDPNGIKTYDDLLAAAKKYQQFKPSAKPIHLEQNAFNSQLQLEMFASQLGTGLAGPDGKLRLDSPQYHQILTWLDTVRKEGLGTRAEYLKPSDVSALDSADEVFYPWAIWFDFAPQQQLTATKGDWRAMPLPAWTAGGARSGAMGGSSFVIPKDAKNPKLSWLFYRFLMFDQAGYTGVYGPNAVYPGGLNTSIPAYQPAADPAKPLFRPIDAMGGQDVWKTAVEAGREIPGGAPIPAWWSGAVDYLGTDLQKMLDGALTPQQVIDKAGKDIQTNLIDRK, encoded by the coding sequence ATGAACCCCACTCTCCGACGGAGCGGACGGACAGCCCGCCTCCTCCCCCGCCGCGGCACCGCCGTCGTCGCCGCGGCGCTGCTCGTCACCGGGCTGAGCGCCTGCGGCCCGGACATCAGCTCCGACGCTCCGGCCTCGGGCAACGCCGTGCTGCAAGCCTCGTCCGACGAGGCGCCCAAGGGCGAGATCACCGTCTGGGACCGCTCCGGCGACCTGTACAAGGTCTTCGACGCGGCGATCAAGAAGTTCACCGCGAAGTACCCCGGCGTCACGGTCAAGCACGAGGCCGTCGACATCGACTCCAAGCTCCAGAACACGCTGATCACCGGCACCGACGTGCCCGACGGCGTCTTCCTCGACGACGCCAAGGTCGGCGGCTACGTCAGCCACCTGTGGAATCTCAAGGACGTGCTCGCGCCCTACACCAAGGACATCGCGAAGCAGAAGGTCGACGTCAACACCGTCAACGGCGGCATCTACGGCGTGCCCTTCGACCTCGACCCCGGGCTGCTGTTCTACAACGCGAAGGCGCTGAGCGCGGCCGGGATCGACCCGAACGGCATCAAGACCTACGACGATTTGCTCGCCGCGGCGAAGAAGTACCAGCAGTTCAAGCCCAGTGCGAAGCCGATCCACCTGGAGCAGAACGCCTTCAACAGCCAGCTCCAGCTCGAGATGTTCGCCAGCCAGCTAGGCACCGGCCTGGCCGGTCCGGACGGCAAGCTGCGGCTGGATTCCCCGCAGTACCACCAGATCCTGACCTGGCTGGACACCGTGCGCAAAGAAGGGCTCGGCACCCGCGCGGAGTACCTCAAGCCCAGCGACGTCAGTGCGCTGGACTCGGCTGACGAGGTCTTCTACCCGTGGGCGATCTGGTTCGATTTCGCCCCGCAGCAGCAGCTGACCGCGACGAAGGGCGACTGGCGGGCGATGCCGTTGCCGGCGTGGACCGCGGGCGGGGCGCGCAGCGGCGCGATGGGCGGCTCGTCGTTCGTCATCCCCAAGGACGCCAAGAACCCCAAGCTGTCGTGGCTGTTCTACCGCTTCCTGATGTTCGACCAGGCCGGCTACACCGGCGTCTACGGTCCGAACGCGGTCTATCCGGGCGGGTTGAACACGTCGATCCCGGCTTACCAGCCCGCCGCCGATCCGGCGAAACCGCTGTTCCGGCCGATCGACGCGATGGGCGGTCAGGACGTCTGGAAGACCGCCGTCGAGGCGGGCCGGGAAATCCCCGGCGGAGCCCCGATCCCGGCCTGGTGGTCCGGCGCGGTCGACTACCTCGGCACCGACCTGCAGAAAATGCTGGACGGCGCGCTCACCCCGCAGCAGGTGATCGACAAGGCGGGCAAGGACATCCAGACCAACCTGATCGACCGCAAATGA
- a CDS encoding carbohydrate ABC transporter permease translates to MTTRSVSPATKVFREPAVEPRTRAPRQRRRTLPLRRLLAPYVFVLPFVLVFLAFSVYPLFFTLRLSFTDWHGSGAAHWIGFDNYRYLLTSSGFWSTLGNSGVLWLLIVPAQMVLAVLVAVLLNAIKRLRGFYRVAFVVPFVTPLVAVAQIWIVLFDQDNGAVNAMLGAVGLPPVGWLVTSGWAKPTLALLFLWKTTGFVVLIVLSGLQQIDRGLYEAASLDGAGRMRQLWSITVPLLRRSLMFSLVLQTLAVFQMFAEPYVVTKGGPYTSTTTAGLYLYNHITRADLGTGAANSFLLVIVVMAVSLLFVRLLRAED, encoded by the coding sequence ATGACCACTCGTTCCGTTTCCCCCGCGACGAAGGTGTTCCGGGAGCCGGCTGTCGAGCCGCGCACCCGGGCACCGCGTCAGCGGCGGCGCACGCTTCCGTTGCGCCGCCTCCTCGCGCCGTACGTCTTCGTGCTGCCGTTTGTCCTGGTGTTCCTGGCTTTCAGCGTCTACCCGCTGTTCTTCACGCTGCGCCTGAGCTTCACCGACTGGCACGGATCCGGTGCCGCGCACTGGATCGGCTTCGACAACTACCGTTATCTGCTGACCAGCAGCGGATTCTGGTCGACGCTCGGCAACTCCGGCGTGTTGTGGCTGCTGATCGTCCCGGCCCAGATGGTGCTCGCCGTACTCGTGGCGGTGCTGCTCAACGCGATCAAGCGGCTGCGCGGGTTCTACCGGGTGGCATTCGTCGTGCCGTTCGTGACGCCGCTGGTCGCGGTCGCACAGATCTGGATCGTGCTGTTCGACCAGGACAACGGCGCGGTGAACGCGATGCTCGGCGCAGTCGGCCTTCCGCCGGTCGGCTGGCTCGTCACGAGCGGATGGGCGAAACCGACGCTCGCGTTGCTGTTCCTCTGGAAGACCACCGGGTTCGTGGTGCTGATCGTCCTTTCCGGACTCCAGCAGATCGACCGCGGCCTGTACGAGGCGGCCTCGCTCGACGGAGCGGGCCGGATGCGGCAGCTGTGGTCGATCACCGTTCCGCTGCTGCGCCGTTCGCTGATGTTCAGCCTCGTTTTGCAGACGCTGGCGGTGTTCCAGATGTTCGCCGAGCCGTACGTGGTGACGAAAGGCGGGCCGTACACGTCGACCACCACGGCCGGGCTCTACCTCTACAACCACATCACCCGCGCGGATCTCGGCACCGGGGCGGCGAACTCGTTCCTGCTGGTGATCGTCGTGATGGCGGTGTCGCTGCTTTTCGTCCGGCTGCTTCGAGCGGAGGACTGA
- a CDS encoding carbohydrate ABC transporter permease yields MTALGVRQRKPRPLLGSHAFLLVLTVALLAPVVWAILSSFKPAGEIIRNPLGFDPATFTLANFRGMFQDVPIGSGFLNTGIVLVAKGAITMLCAPLAAYAFAKYRFAGRNLIFGTVLLTLMLPTIVLVIPLLLEMKELGWVNTYQALILPGSVDAFAIFWMRQVIAAVPDELLDAARVDGCGEFGIFWRVVVPAIRPGLAGLGVLTIMNIYNDFVWPVVAASSSRMATLQVVLSTLAQNISGNRVDADYATVTGELLAAASIALVPLLILFIVLQKHFINGILAGSVKG; encoded by the coding sequence ATGACCGCACTCGGCGTCCGACAACGGAAGCCCCGGCCGTTGCTCGGCTCGCACGCGTTCCTGCTCGTGCTGACCGTCGCCCTGCTCGCGCCAGTCGTGTGGGCGATCCTGTCGTCGTTCAAACCGGCGGGCGAGATCATCCGGAACCCGCTCGGGTTCGACCCGGCGACCTTCACCCTCGCCAATTTCCGCGGGATGTTCCAGGACGTCCCGATCGGCAGCGGGTTCCTCAACACCGGCATCGTGCTCGTGGCGAAGGGCGCGATCACGATGCTCTGCGCGCCGCTCGCGGCCTACGCGTTCGCGAAATACCGGTTCGCGGGCCGTAACCTGATCTTCGGCACCGTGCTGCTCACCCTGATGCTGCCGACGATCGTGCTCGTCATCCCGCTGCTGCTGGAGATGAAGGAACTCGGCTGGGTCAACACGTACCAGGCGCTGATCCTGCCTGGTTCGGTCGACGCGTTCGCGATCTTCTGGATGCGCCAGGTGATCGCGGCGGTGCCGGACGAACTGCTCGACGCCGCCCGCGTCGACGGCTGCGGCGAGTTCGGCATCTTCTGGCGCGTGGTGGTCCCGGCGATCCGGCCGGGTCTCGCCGGGCTCGGCGTGCTGACGATCATGAACATCTACAACGATTTCGTCTGGCCGGTCGTCGCGGCCAGCTCAAGCCGGATGGCGACCCTCCAAGTCGTCCTCTCGACCCTCGCCCAGAACATCTCGGGCAACCGGGTGGACGCCGATTACGCGACCGTGACCGGCGAACTGCTCGCCGCCGCGTCGATCGCGCTCGTCCCGCTGCTGATCCTGTTCATCGTGCTGCAGAAGCACTTCATCAACGGCATCCTCGCCGGAAGCGTAAAGGGCTGA